One window of the Delphinus delphis chromosome 20, mDelDel1.2, whole genome shotgun sequence genome contains the following:
- the ZNF473 gene encoding zinc finger protein 473 has translation MEDSAAGPALAMTEEFATLEDVAMDFTLEDWEQLGLDQGDLFWDTALDNYQNLFLLNSPRPNLTSHPDDGEELAALAKGSPESTGPDTAEAKTSPLPQDFLDEGIFQEITEMFSKDGLWNSHLEEAYIDQSWLDSLLGDPESLLKSDIVTSKESPTECKSHELESHKLKRGLGPKSLPFPGAGSVTPDLPERSLTPAKSQESGKDFGCYSDQSQQDNIQGGEKPYKCGQCEKSFSQSYHLIQHWILHTREDPTVPQENEKDVNQSSCLFVQPVSHTGSKSYVGNKCGKTSSQNTYLLWHQNIHSEEEPCKSQDSDGPAGQDSQPVECHKPPPGGKSDKCNEYGESFSQTFHLTRYQKTHTRKLYECARCKAIFNFNKYLLQHQKIHAAEKTAVCQECGKAFRRSSLLVKHQSVHTGEKPYKCDECGKRFSHILTLKTHQRVHRGEKPYECNTCGKAFYRNTHLNEHQRVHTGYRPHKCHQCIKSFTRPSHLNRHLSIHAIEKPYSCAECKETFSHNEHLVQHQKIHAVETPYECQECGERFICHSTLTCHQSIHTREKQGLDESRKILNENPEHREPPRVSEKRFKCNKCEKTFSCSKYLTQHERIHARVKPFECNQCGKAFSQSSQLIRHQRIHSGVRPYECRDCGKAFVHSASLAKHQSTHKSEHPFQCNKSGKTFSQSACLSEHQLIQTAEEPFKPNKCDEVFAYSNHLVQHQGTQAGKKPFEQNECGKTSQQSSCLSKHQRIHTGEKPYECGDCGKTFNLGAQLIRHRRIHTGEKPYVCQECGKAFSQSSCFSKHQRVHTGEKPYECGDCGKTFSLGAALIRHRRIHTGEKPYVCQECGKAFNQSSCLSKHQRVHSGEKPFVCAECGKAFTQKANLMQHQRTHTGEKPYACDVCGKAFGLRAHLSQHQRIHTKEKPHQCPHCQKALCCCLGLSRHQ, from the exons ATGGAGGACTCGGCTGCTGGGCCCGCATTGGCTATGACTGAG GAATTTGCGACCCTCGAGGACGTAGCCATGGACTTCACCTTGGAGGACTGGGAGCAGCTGGGGCTGGACCAGGGGGACCTGTTCTGGGACACAGCACTGGACAACTACCAGAACCTCTTCCTGCTGA ATTCCCCCAGACCCAACCTGACCTCCCATCCAGATGATGGGGAAGAGCTGGCGGCCCTGGCGAAAGGAAGCCCAGAGTCAACAGGCCCTG ACACTGCTGAGGCCAAGACCTCTCCTCTGCCACAGGACTTCTTGGATGAAGGAATCTTCCAGGAGATTACTGAGATGTTTTCCAAGGATGGCCTCTGGAACTCCCATCTGGAAGAAGCCTACATAGATCAGAGCTGGTTAGATAGTTTGCTTGGAGATCCGGAAAGTCTTCTGAAGTCCGATATTGTTACCAGCAAGGAAAGTCCCACAGAATGCAAGAGCCACGAACTCGAGAGCCACAAACTCAAGAGAGGCCTTGGTCCCAAGTCCCTCCCTTTCCCAGGAGCAGGTTCTGTGACTCCTGATCTTCCTGAAAGGAGCCTGACACCCGCTAAGTCTCAGGAAAGTGGGAAGGACTTTGGGTGCTACTCAGACCAGAGCCAGCAGGATAACATCCAGGGAGGGGAGAAACCTTATAAATGTGGTCAGTGTGAGAAGAGCTTCAGCCAGAgctaccatctgatccagcaCTGGATTCTTCACACTAGGGAGGACCCCACTGTGcctcaagagaatgagaaagatgtCAACCAGAGTTCTTGCCTTTTTGTGCAGCCAGTGTCTCACACAGGCTCCAAATCCTATGTGGGTAACAAGTGTGGGAAGACTTCTAGTCAGAATACATACCTCCTGTGGCATCAGAACATTCACAGTGAAGAAGAACCATGTAAGAGTCAAGACAGTGATGGTCCAGCAGGTCAAGACTCACAGCCTGTTGAGTGTCACAAACCACCCCCAGGTGGCAAATCCGACAAATGTAATGAATATGGTGAGAGTTTCAGCCAAACCTTTCATCTCACCCGGTATCAGAAAACTCACACTCGGAAACTCTACGAATGTGCCAGATGCAAGGCAATCTTCAACTTTAACAAATACCTCCTCCAACATCAGAAAATTCATGCTGCAGAAAAGACCGCTGTGTGTCAGGAGTGCGGGAAGGCCTTCAGGCGAAGCTCCTTGCTTGTCAAACACCAGTCtgttcacactggagaaaaacctTATAAGTGCGACGAGTGTGGGAAACGCTTCAGTCATATCCTGACCTTAAAGACCCACCAGAGGGTTCACAGGGGCGAGAAGCCTTACGAATGCAACACATGTGGGAAAGCCTTTTACCGGAACACTCACCTTAATGAACACCAGAGGGTTCACACGGGCTACAGGCCCCACAAGTGCCACCAATGCATCAAGAGTTTCACCCGGCCCTCCCACCTAAATCGACACCTATCCATTCACGCCATAGAAAAGCCCTACAGCTGTGCAGAATGCAAGGAGACCTTCAGCCACAATGAACACCTTGTTCAGCACCAGAAAATCCACGCGGTAGAAACCCCCTACGAATGTCAGGAGTGTGGTGAGCGCTTCATTTGCCACTCTACCCTAACTTGCCACCAGAGCATTCACACCAGAGAAAAACAAGGACTCGACGAGAGCAGGAAGATCTTGAATGAGAACCCAGAGCACAGAGAGCCTCCAAGGGTCAGTGAGAAGCGCTTTAAGTGTAACAAATGTGAGAAAACCTTTAGCTGCAGCAAATACCTGACTCAGCATGAGCGGATTCATGCCAGGGTGAAGCCCTTTGAGTGTAACCagtgtgggaaggcctttagCCAAAGTTCACAGCTCATCCGCCACCAGAGGATCCACTCTGGAGTGAGGCCGTATGAATGTAGGGACTGCGGGAAGGCCTTCGTTCATAGTGCCTCCCTTGCCAAACATCAGTCCACCCATAAGAGTGAGCACCCCTTTCAATGTAACAAAAGTGGAAAGACCTTCAGCCAAAGTGCATGTCTCTCAGAACATCAGTTAATCCAAACTGCAGAGGAGCCCTTTAAACCTAACAAGTGTGACGAAGTCTTTGCCTACAGTAACCACCTTGTTCAGCATCAGGGAACTCAGGCAGGAAAGAAGCCCTTTGAGCAAAATGAATGCGGGAAAACATCACAGCAGAGCTCGTGCCTTTCCaagcatcagagaattcacacaggTGAGAAGCCCTATGAATGTGGTGACTGTGGGAAAACTTTCAACCTGGGTGCTCAACTCATCCGACACCGGAGgattcacactggagaaaagccTTACGTTTGTCAGGAATGCGGGAAAGCCTTCAGCCAGAGCTCGTGCTTTTCTAAGCATCAGAGAGTTCACACAGGTGAGAAACCCTACGAATGTGGCGACTGTGGGAAAACCTTCAGCCTGGGTGCTGCACTCATCCGACACCGGAGGATTCATACTGGAGAAAAGCCTTACGTTTGTCAGGAATGCGGGAAAGCCTTCAACCAGAGCTCCTGCCTTTCTAAGCATCAGAGAGTTCACAGTGGAGAGAAGCCTTTTGTGTGTGccgaatgtgggaaagccttcaccCAGAAAGCAAATCTGATGCAGCATCAGAGAACTCACACTGGGGAGAAGCCTTATGCTTGTGATGTGTGTGGGAAAGCCTTTGGCCTTAGAGCCCATCTCAGTcagcatcagagaattcacaccaAGGAGAAACCACATCAGTGTCCACATTGTCAGAAAGCCTTGTGCTGCTGCTTAGGTCTTAGCCGACATCAGTGA